The genomic segment ACGGGCAGGCGTACCTCTACTGGGGCAACCCGAACCTGTGGTACGTGCGCCTGAACTCCGACATGATCTCGTACTCGGGTAGCGCCACCCAGATCCCGCTCACCACCGCCGGCTTCGGCACCCGGAGCGGCAACACGAGCCGCCCGACCCTCTACGAGGAGGGTCCCTGGGTCTACAAGCGCAACGGCACGTACTACAACGTCTTCGCGGCCGAATGCTGCTCGGAGTTCATCGCCTACTCGACCGCCCCCGGCCCGACCGGGCCGTGGACCTACCGGGGCACGGTCATGCCGAGGCAGGGCAGCTCGTTCACGAACCACCCCGGCGTCATCGACTACAAGGGCGGCTCGTACTTCTTCTACCACAACGGCGCGTTGCCCGGCGGGGGCGGCTACGCCCGCTCGGTCGCGGTGGAGCAGTTCAGTTACCGGTCCGACGGCACCATCCCGACGATGAACATGACCACCACCGGGGCGCCTCAGATCGGCACGCTCAACCCGTATCTGCGTCAGGAGGCCGAGACGATCGCCTGGTCCTCCGGCGTGGAGACCGAGCCGGCCAGCGAGGGCGGCATGAACGTCGGCTGGCTCGAGAACGGCGACTACATCAAGGTCAAGGGGGTCGCGTTCGGTTCCGGCGCCACCTCGTTCACCGCCCGGGTGGCCTCGGCGACAAGCGGCGGACGGATCGAGGTGCGGCTCGGCAGCGCCAGCGGCACCACCGTGGGCACCTGCACCGTCGCGGGCACCGGCGGCTGGCAGACCTGGACCACCGTCACCTGTCCGGTAAGCGGCGCCACCGGCACCCAGGACGTGTTCCTGCGGTTCGCCGGCGGCAGCGGCAACCTGTTCAACGTCAACTGGTGGCAGTTCAGCCAGGGCTCCGGGCCGACCACGCCGCCACCCACCACGCCGCCACCCACGACTCCGCCGCCGACCACCGCGCCGCCGACCACCCCGCCGCCCACGACCACGCCGCCGCCCAGCGGTGGCGGGTGCACCGCCACCTACCGCACCACGAGCACGTGGAGCGGTGGCTTCCAGGGCGAGGTCACCGTCACCGCCGGCGCCTCGGCGATCAGGGGATGGACCGTGCGCTGGAACCTGGCCGGCGGCCAGAGCATCGCCCAGGTCTGGAACGGCAACCTGAGCATCAGCGGCTCGACCGCCTCGGTGACGAACGTCAGCTACAACGGTGCCCTTGCGGCGGCGGGATCGGCAACGTTCGGCTTCCTTGGCAGCGGCACGGCATCGACCCCGACGCCCACCTGCACCGCGTCCTGACCGGGGGAACCGGCGCCACCCCCCGCGACCGCACCACCATCCGATCTGCGC from the Solwaraspora sp. WMMD1047 genome contains:
- a CDS encoding family 43 glycosylhydrolase is translated as MLAAVPGAARADNPIVQTIYTADPAPLVHDGRVYLYTGHDEDGSTYFTMRDWRVFSSVDMVNWTDHGSPMSLATFSWASADAWAGHTIERNGRFYWYVPVKNRATGRMAIGVGVSESPTGPFRDAIGRPLVENGEIDPHAFIDDNGQAYLYWGNPNLWYVRLNSDMISYSGSATQIPLTTAGFGTRSGNTSRPTLYEEGPWVYKRNGTYYNVFAAECCSEFIAYSTAPGPTGPWTYRGTVMPRQGSSFTNHPGVIDYKGGSYFFYHNGALPGGGGYARSVAVEQFSYRSDGTIPTMNMTTTGAPQIGTLNPYLRQEAETIAWSSGVETEPASEGGMNVGWLENGDYIKVKGVAFGSGATSFTARVASATSGGRIEVRLGSASGTTVGTCTVAGTGGWQTWTTVTCPVSGATGTQDVFLRFAGGSGNLFNVNWWQFSQGSGPTTPPPTTPPPTTPPPTTAPPTTPPPTTTPPPSGGGCTATYRTTSTWSGGFQGEVTVTAGASAIRGWTVRWNLAGGQSIAQVWNGNLSISGSTASVTNVSYNGALAAAGSATFGFLGSGTASTPTPTCTAS